One region of Ananas comosus cultivar F153 linkage group 9, ASM154086v1, whole genome shotgun sequence genomic DNA includes:
- the LOC109715490 gene encoding calcium-dependent protein kinase 18-like has protein sequence MGNCYSNSSKVRGSSSGRGGRGGGGGAANAGGANHERRPPEEREREKEKGKERKGVVPCGKRTDFGYDKDFESRYAIGKLLGHGQFGYTFVATDKANGDKVAVKRIDKNKMVLPVAVEDVRREVKILKALKGHENVVHFFNAFEDDSYVYIVMELCEGGELLDRILAKKNSRYSEKDAAVVVRQMLKVAAECHLHGLVHRDMKPENFLLKSTKEDSPLKATDFGLSDFIKPGKRFHDIVGSAYYVAPEVLKRRSGPESDVWSIGVITYILLCGRRPFWDKTEDGIFKEVLKNKPDFRRNPWPSISDSAKDFVQRLLVKDPRARLTAAQALSHPWVREGGNASDIPLDISVLSNMRQFVKYSRFKQFALRALASTLNEEELADLRDQFNAIDVDKNGTISLEEMKHALAKDLPWRMREPRVLEILEAIDSNTDGLVDFDEFVAATLHVHQLVELDSEKWQSLSQAAFDQFDVDRDGYITPDELRMHSGLKGSIDPLLEEADIDKDGKISLDEFRRLLKTASMSSRNIPNHSAVRNTSKS, from the exons ATGGGCAACTGTTACTCGAACTCCAGCAAGGTCCGCGGCTCCagcagcggccgcggcggacgaggcggaggcggcggcgccgccaacGCCGGCGGAGCTAACCACGAGCGGCGGCCGccggaggagagggagagggagaaggagaaggggaaggaGCGGAAGGGGGTGGTGCCGTGTGGGAAGAGGACGGATTTCGGGTACGACAAGGACTTCGAGAGCAGGTACGCGATCGGGAAGCTTCTAGGGCACGGACAGTTCGGGTACACCTTCGTCGCCACGGATAAGGCCAATGGGGATAAGGTCGCCGTGAAACGGATCGATAAGAATAAG ATGGTTCTTCCTGTTGCTGTCGAGGATGTCAGGCGCGAAGTGAAAATATTGAAAGCCCTAAAGGGGCATGAAAACGTCGTCCACTTTTTCAATGCATTTGAGGACGATTCCTATGTGTATATAGTTATGGA ATTGTGCGAGGGTGGCGAACTACTTGATCGTATTTTAGCCAA AAAAAACAGCCGCTACAGTGAGAAAGATGCTGCAGTAGTAGTTCGTCAGATGCTTAAAGTTGCAGCTGAGTGCCATTTGCATGGTTTGGTTCATCGTGACATGAAACCTGAG AACTTCCTATTAAAATCGACAAAGGAGGACTCACCTCTCAAGGCTACAGATTTTGGCCTTTCTGATTTTATAAAGCCTG GTAAGAGATTCCACGACATTGTTGGCAGTGCCTATTACGTGGCACCAGAAGTACTTAAGCGGAGATCTGGCCCTGAATCAGATGTTTGGAGCATAGGTGTAATTACCTACATTTTGCTTTGTGGGAGGCGTCCATTTTGGGATAAAACTGAAGATGGAATATTCAAGGAG GTGTTAAAGAATAAGCCAGACTTTCGTCGTAATCCATGGCCAAGCATAAGTGACAGTGCCAAAGATTTTGTACAAAGACTACTAGTGAAGGACCCTCGCGCAAGACTCACCGCTGCTCAGGCTTTAT CACATCCATGGGTGAGAGAAGGGGGAAATGCATCAGACATACCGTTAGATATATCAGTGTTATCCAACATGCGACAATTTGTCAAGTATAGCCGTTTTAAGCAGTTTGCATTAAGG GCATTAGCAAGTACACTCAACGAGGAGGAGTTGGCTGATCTGCGTGACCAGTTTAATGCGATTGATGTTGATAAAAATGGTACGATAAGTCTCGAAGAAATGAAACAT GCTCTTGCCAAAGATCTTCCATGGAGAATGAGGGAGCCTCGGGTTCTAGAGATTCTTGAAGCG ATTGACAGCAACACGGATGGGCTGGTAGATTTCGACGAATTCGTAGCTGCGACTCTACATGTGCATCAATTGGTGGAACTCGACTCTGAGAAGTGGCAATCCCTCTCCCAGGCTGCTTTCGACCAGTTCGATGTGGACCGGGACGGATATATCACGCCTGACGAACTACGCATG CACTCAGGATTAAAGGGCTCGATCGATCCTTTGTTAGAGGAGGCCGACATCGACAAGGATGGAAAGATAAGTCTGGACGAATTCCGGAGGCTCCTGAAAACTGCGAGCATGAGCTCACGCAATATACCGAATCATTCCGCCGTCCGAAACACTTCGAAGTCGTGA
- the LOC109714971 gene encoding cytokinin riboside 5'-monophosphate phosphoribohydrolase LOG1-like isoform X2: protein METEEYAVQAQKQSQSPLPSRFKRVCVFCGSSSGKKPSYQLAAIQLGHELVERNIDLVYGGGSVGLMGLVSQAVYNGGRHVLGVIPKILMPKEITGVTVGEVRAVSDMHQRKAEMARQADAFIALPGGYGTLEELLEVITWAQLGIHEKPVGLLNVDGYYNSLLSFIDKAVDEGFVTPSARRIIVSAPTAHELLSKLEDYVPMHNGFGLKLSWEMEQICHSPKSDISR from the exons ATGGAAACAGAAGAATATGCAGTGCAAGCTCAGAAGCAATCGCAATCGCCGCTGCCGTCGCGCTTCAAGCGTGTCTGCGTCTTCTGCGGCAGCAGCTCCGGCAAGAAGCCGAGCTACCAACTCGCCGCGATCCAACTCGGCCATGAATtg GTGGAGAGGAACatagatttggtgtatggaGGGGGAAGTGTTGGACTCATGGGGCTTGTTTCTCAAGCTGTTTATAATGGTGGTCGCCATGTATTGGG GGTTATCCCCAAGATTCTAATGCCCAAAGAG ATAACAGGAGTTACAGTCGGAGAGGTGAGAGCGGTCTCCGACATGCACCAAAGGAAGGCCGAGATGGCACGCCAGGCCGACGCCTTCATCGCCTTGCCTG GTGGGTATGGGACATTGGAAGAGCTCCTTGAAGTCATAACTTGGGCTCAGCTTGGGATTCACGAAAAACCT GTGGGTTTGCTGAACGTCGACGGCTACTACAACTCTCTCCTGTCGTTCATCGACAAGGCCGTCGACGAAGGGTTCGTCACACCGTCGGCGCGTCGCATCATCGTCTCCGCTCCGACCGCCCACGAGTTATTATCCAAGCTCGAG GATTATGTTCCAATGCATAATGGTTTTGGGCTCAAGCTAAGTTGGGAGATGGAGCAAATTTGCCACTCACCCAAATCCGACATTTCCCGTTGA
- the LOC109714971 gene encoding cytokinin riboside 5'-monophosphate phosphoribohydrolase LOG1-like isoform X1, producing METEEYAVQAQKQSQSPLPSRFKRVCVFCGSSSGKKPSYQLAAIQLGHELVERNIDLVYGGGSVGLMGLVSQAVYNGGRHVLGYVFLVCCRVIPKILMPKEITGVTVGEVRAVSDMHQRKAEMARQADAFIALPGGYGTLEELLEVITWAQLGIHEKPVGLLNVDGYYNSLLSFIDKAVDEGFVTPSARRIIVSAPTAHELLSKLEDYVPMHNGFGLKLSWEMEQICHSPKSDISR from the exons ATGGAAACAGAAGAATATGCAGTGCAAGCTCAGAAGCAATCGCAATCGCCGCTGCCGTCGCGCTTCAAGCGTGTCTGCGTCTTCTGCGGCAGCAGCTCCGGCAAGAAGCCGAGCTACCAACTCGCCGCGATCCAACTCGGCCATGAATtg GTGGAGAGGAACatagatttggtgtatggaGGGGGAAGTGTTGGACTCATGGGGCTTGTTTCTCAAGCTGTTTATAATGGTGGTCGCCATGTATTGGG CTATGTATTTTTGGTTTGTTGCAGGGTTATCCCCAAGATTCTAATGCCCAAAGAG ATAACAGGAGTTACAGTCGGAGAGGTGAGAGCGGTCTCCGACATGCACCAAAGGAAGGCCGAGATGGCACGCCAGGCCGACGCCTTCATCGCCTTGCCTG GTGGGTATGGGACATTGGAAGAGCTCCTTGAAGTCATAACTTGGGCTCAGCTTGGGATTCACGAAAAACCT GTGGGTTTGCTGAACGTCGACGGCTACTACAACTCTCTCCTGTCGTTCATCGACAAGGCCGTCGACGAAGGGTTCGTCACACCGTCGGCGCGTCGCATCATCGTCTCCGCTCCGACCGCCCACGAGTTATTATCCAAGCTCGAG GATTATGTTCCAATGCATAATGGTTTTGGGCTCAAGCTAAGTTGGGAGATGGAGCAAATTTGCCACTCACCCAAATCCGACATTTCCCGTTGA